One genomic segment of Canis lupus baileyi chromosome 33, mCanLup2.hap1, whole genome shotgun sequence includes these proteins:
- the PRDM8 gene encoding PR domain zinc finger protein 8: MEDSGIQRGIWDGDAKAVQQCLTDIFTSVYTTCDIPENAIFGPCILSHTSLYDSIAFIALKSTDKRTVPYIFRVDTSAANGSSEGLMWLRLVQSARDKEEQNLEAYIKNGQLFYRSLRRIAKDEELLVWYGKELTELLLLCPSRSHSKMNGSSPYTCLECSQRFQFEFPYVAHLRFRCPKRLHSADASPQEEQGGGVGAKDHGGGGGGGGKDQQQQQQQQQETALGPGPKFGKAGPIPHYPAPSPEGSNPPAAGGGGAKPSTDFHNLARELENSGGGNSCSPVRSLGSGGGHQEAELSPDGNASGGGKGKRKFAEEAAEGGGGGGGGGGGGGGGGGGLAGGRGRFAERPVPASKEDLVCTPQQFRASGSYFSLEENGRLFAPPSPETGEAKRSAFVEVKKAARAAGLQEDAAADGGGAAGDDQDAGGGGSCTPVAASPGGADALLAPRPGAPLPGRLEGGSPARGSAFTSVPQLGAAGAGVTGAGGAGAGAGGAGASGGSGAGGGQGAPSDERKSAFSQPARSFPQLPPLVLGQKLSALEPCHPGDGVGPARLYPAAADPLAVKLQGAADLNGGCGALPKQNPFLYATAFWPKSSAAAAAAAAAAGPLQLQLPSALTLLPPSFTSLCLPAQNWCAKCNASFRMTSDLVYHMRSHHKKEYAMEPLVKRRREEKLKCPICNESFRERHHLSRHMTSHN; this comes from the exons ATGGAGGATTCAGGCATCCAGCGAGGCATCTGGGATGGAGATGCCAAGGCTGTCCAGCAATGCCTGACAGATATTTTTACCAGTGTTTACACCACCTGCGACATCCCTGAGAATGCTATATTCGGTCCCTGCATCCTGAGCCATACTTCCCTGTATGACAGCATAGCTTTCATAGCTCTCAAGTCCACGGACAAGAGAACAGTCCCCTATATCTTCCGG GTAGACACCTCAGCGGCAAATGGTTCTTCAGAAGGTCTAATGTGGCTGCGACTCGTCCAATCAGCCAGAGATAAAGAGGAGCAGAACCTTGAAGCCTATATAAAAAACGGACAGCTGTTTTACCGCTCTCTCCGCAGGATTGCCAAAGACGAGGAGTTACTAGTTTGGTATGGGAAAGAACTGACTGAGTtactcttgctctgcccctctaGATCCCACAGCAAAATGAATG GGTCATCCCCTTACACATGCCTGGAATGCAGCCAACGTTTCCAGTTTGAGTTCCCCTATGTGGCGCATCTGCGCTTCCGCTGCCCCAAGAGACTTCACAGCGCTGATGCCAGCCCCCAGGAAGAGCAAGGCGGCGGCGTGGGCGCCAAGGAtcacgggggcgggggcgggggcgggggcaaggaccagcagcagcagcagcagcagcagcaagagaCGGCCTTGGGCCCCGGCCCCAAGTTCGGCAAAGCCGGCCCCATCCCCCACTacccggccccctcccccgagGGCAGTAACCCGCCtgcggccggcggcggcggcgccaaGCCCTCCACGGACTTTCACAACCTGGCCCGGGAGCTCGAAAACTCGGGGGGAGGCAACAGCTGCTCCCCGGTCCGGAGCCTCGGCAGCGGCGGCGGCCACCAGGAGGCGGAGCTGAGTCCCGACGGCAACGCCAGCGGCGGCGGCAAGGGGAAGAGGAAGTTCGCGGAGGAGGCggcggagggcggcggcggcggcggcggcggcggcgggggcggcggcggcggcggcggggggctgGCGGGGGGCCGGGGTCGCTTCGCCGAGCGGCCGGTGCCCGCCTCCAAGGAGGACCTGGTGTGCACGCCGCAGCAGTTCCGCGCCTCGGGCAGCTACTTCAGCCTGGAAGAGAACGGCCGCCTCTTCGCGCCGCCCAGCCCCGAGACGGGCGAGGCGAAGCGCAGCGCCTTCGTGGAGGTGAAGAaggcggcccgggcggcgggtCTGCAGGAGGACGCGGCCGCCGACGGCGGGGGCGCGGCCGGCGACGACCAGgacgcgggcggcggcggctcctgCACGCCGGTGGCCGCTTCGCCGGGGGGCGCAGACGCGCTGCTGGCGCCGCGGCCCGGGGCCCCGCTGCCCGGCCGGCTGGAGGGCGGCAGCCCGGCGCGCGGGAGCGCCTTCACCTCGGTGCCGCAGctgggcgcggcgggcgcgggcgtcaccggcgcgggcggggcgggcgcgggcgcgggcggcgcgggggcgtCGGGCGGcagcggcgcgggcggcggccaGGGCGCCCCGTCGGACGAGCGCAAGAGCGCCTTCTCGCAGCCGGCGCGCTCCTTCCCGCAGCTGCCCCCGCTGGTGCTGGGCCAGAAGCTGAGCGCGCTCGAGCCGTGCCACCCCGGCGACGGCGTGGGCCCCGCCAGACTCTACCCCGCCGCCGCCGACCCTCTGGCCGTGAAGCTCCAGGGGGCCGCGGACCTGAACGGCGGGTGCGGCGCGCTGCCCAAGCAGAACCCCTTCCTCTACGCCACCGCCTTCTGGCCCAAgagctcggcggcggcggcggcggcggcggcggccgcggggccccTGCAACTGCAGCTGCCCTCGGCGCTCACGCTGCTGCCGCCCTCCTTCACCTCGCTGTGTCTGCCCGCGCAGAACTGGTGCGCCAAGTGCAATGCCTCCTTCCGCATGACCTCCGACCTGGTGTACCACATGCGGTCGCACCACAAAAAGGAGTACGCCATGGAGCCCCTAGTGAAGCGGCGGCGGGAGGAGAAGCTCAAGTGCCCCATCTGCAACGAGTCCTTCAGGGAGCGCCACCACCTCTCCAGGCACATGACCTCGCACAATTGA